The genomic segment AAGGCCGGCCCATCGGCACACGCGCCCTCAAGCCGCAGGAGATTTACCGCACCGTCGCCGGCGTCCCGCCTGACCTCATCGTGTACTGGGGCGACCTCGACTGGCGCAGCGTCGGCCAGGTCGGCACCGGCCGGATCCACACCTTCGAAAACGACACCGGGCCCGATGACGCCAATCACGATTACCACGGCATGTTCGTCCTGCGCGACCCGGCGCGGCCCGGCGGAGGTCGCCGCCTCGAGGGGCTTCACCTTATGGACGTGGCGCCGACGGTCCTGAGTTACTTCCGTCTGGAGCCCGAGGCCGACGTCCAGGGCAAACGCATCACGTGGTAGCGCTCTTTTTCAACGCAGAGATCGCCCCGACGGGGTAAACTCCGACCGCAGAGGGAGGAGTGTGTAAACAACGGCTTACAAAGCATGCTGTTTGCCGTTCCCCTATCTTTGCCGTTCTCTGCGTGCTCTGCGTCCTCTGCGTTGAGATAGCGTTGTAGAAATAGGAGGAGGCTTCGATGACGAAAGAACGTGTGCCGCTCTCCCGGCCGGACATCAACCAGGCGGACATTGACGCGGTCGTCGGCGTCCTGCGGACGCCGCACCTCAGCCTCGGTCCGAAGGTCCCGGAATTCGAGAAGGCGTTTGCCAACTATCTCGGTGTGCGGCGCGCCGTGGCCGTCAACTCCGGCACGAGCGGCCTGCACGTCGTCGTCCGGGCGATCGGCCTGGGGCCCGGCGACGAGATGATCACGAGCCCCTTCTCGTTCGTCGCGTCGGCCAACTGCGCCCTTTTTGAGCGGGCCCGGCCGGTCTTTGTGGACATCGACGAGGCGACCTGGAACCTCGACGTCGCGAAACTCGAGGCGGCCGTCACGGACCGCACCCGGCTCCTCTTGCCGGTCCACATCTTCGGCCGGCCCATGCCGATGGACGAAGTCGAGCGCGTCGCCAAGGCGCAGGACCTTCCCGTCGTCGAGGATGCCTGCGAGGCCCTCGGCGCCACCTGCCAGGGCCGAAAGGTCGGGACTTTCGGCCGGGCCGCCACCTTTGCCTTCTACCCTAATAAGCAGATGACCACGGGCGAGGGCGGCATGATCGTCACGGACGACGACCGGTTCGCGGACCTCTGCTCGAGCCTCCGCAACCAGGGGCGCGACGCCGGGGCCGGCTGGCTCGCCCACGCACGCCTCGGCTATAACTATCGCCTCGCCGACATCAACGCGGCCCTGGGTCTGGCGCAACTGGCGCGCCTGCCGGAGTTCCTCCGGATGCGCTCGGAAGTCGCCCGGCGGTATCTGGAGAAACTCGCCGATGTCGAAGAACTGGTCCTGCCCGCGCCGTACGAGGACGGCGAACTCTCGTGGTTCGTTTTCGTGGTGCGCCTGGCCGACCGGTTTACGCAGCGCGATCGCGACGCCATCCTCGAAAGCCTTCGCCGCGACGGCATCGGATGCAACAACTACTTCACCCCCATCCACCTCCAGCCGTTTTACCGCGACCTGGGCTACAAGCCCGGCGACTTCCCGGTGTGCGAGAAGGTGAGCGCCCGGACGATCGCCCTCCCGTTCTACAATCGCCTCACGGAGAAGGACCAGGACCTGGTCGTCGAACGCCTGAAATCCGCCATCGCGCGGCTCTGACGCCGGGAGGGCGGTGATGAAAGAGAATCGCGGCCCGTACGGGCCGCGATGCGTTTCATTGGCTGGCGTGAGTGCACAAACTTCGAACCGAACACCTCGGCGGTGGCGTCTTTCCTGAACGCCTTCTGCGGGTTTGCGGGTTTATAGAACCGCATCTTCTTACGGCGGCGAGGCTTGGGCGATGCATCATGGTGCAAGGGATCTGCCCTCCCTCCTGGTCATGGCACAACCTTTCTGACGGCCAAGGCGCATCCGTTCATGGCGTGTTTTCCTGATGACTTTGGCGGGCCGCGCGCATACTATGGCCACACAGGATCCGGTAGTGGTGTCTCCGAGGAGGGATGGTATGAACCTTTCGTGTCGCCTGGCGGCGGCGGCGGCAATTCTTCTGGCCAGTTCGCTTCCCGTCCTGGCCGGCGAGGCCGCGGATACCTTCAACAAAATTTACGGAGAGGACCTCAAGCGCGTCGCCGCGACCCCGTTGCCGGCCGACGATGTCGCCCTGGCCAAACAGATGCTGGGGGACGCGAAGGAGGCCGGGGACCAGCCGGCGCTCCTGTCGCTCTTGTGCGAGAAGGCCTATGAACTAGCCGCCAAGGACGCCTCCGGGTATGCGACCGCGACGGCTGCTATGGATCTCTTGGCCGGGAAGAGTCCCGAGAAGAAGGTGGAGTGCCTTCGGAAGAACGCCGCCCTTTACCAGAAACAGTACGCCGCAGAGCGCGGCGAGGCGAAGACGAAGGCGGGCGAGGATGTCATGGCTGCCCTGAGCGCGCTGGCCGAGGCCCAGACGGCCGCAGGAGATTCTGACGCCGCCGGCTTGACCC from the Planctomycetota bacterium genome contains:
- a CDS encoding DegT/DnrJ/EryC1/StrS family aminotransferase codes for the protein MTKERVPLSRPDINQADIDAVVGVLRTPHLSLGPKVPEFEKAFANYLGVRRAVAVNSGTSGLHVVVRAIGLGPGDEMITSPFSFVASANCALFERARPVFVDIDEATWNLDVAKLEAAVTDRTRLLLPVHIFGRPMPMDEVERVAKAQDLPVVEDACEALGATCQGRKVGTFGRAATFAFYPNKQMTTGEGGMIVTDDDRFADLCSSLRNQGRDAGAGWLAHARLGYNYRLADINAALGLAQLARLPEFLRMRSEVARRYLEKLADVEELVLPAPYEDGELSWFVFVVRLADRFTQRDRDAILESLRRDGIGCNNYFTPIHLQPFYRDLGYKPGDFPVCEKVSARTIALPFYNRLTEKDQDLVVERLKSAIARL